The following are encoded in a window of Syngnathoides biaculeatus isolate LvHL_M chromosome 3, ASM1980259v1, whole genome shotgun sequence genomic DNA:
- the tshz3b gene encoding teashirt homolog 3b has product MPRRKQQAPRRAAAYVPEDEKEAALLDDDPDGEDSAQETEEPAAKVPCRDANDGPAPGPEFHDSPVAADFSGQEMDSESHLSESSDGMSDFESPPLKTEEDLLLFKDPASVLSLSSTATAAADNAAVPGRGDEAVLSGSILSTSDSVANSLEKMKAIYTSFLTNSYWSTVNLNLSQPPQEKPPRSHSNSSSSSSSSSCGSAGYDWHQTAVAKTLQQASQNHQNRLVTTQHPAVAVSTASAEPSLFSTVQLYRQSSKLYGSIFTGASKFRCKDCSGAYDTLVELTVHMNETGHYRDDNHEVDSEGTRRWSKPRKRSLLEMEGKEDAQKVLKCMYCGHSFESLQDLSVHMIKTKHYQKVPLKEPVTPVAAKIISARKRAPVELDVPSSPESNGGATPKLACLADANELLQRTAHPYITPNNRYGHQNGASYAWQFESRKSQILKCMECGSSHDTLQELTAHMMVTGHFIKVTNSAIKKGKPILETPSPVPTPTVEEKVQSVPLAATAFSPPPAPVPPPTSVSPDAMAVEIKKEEKEEECTKESVLHNNSNKTSGGEEETDEKFDISSKYTYLTEEDLDASPKGGLDILKSLENTVTSAINKAQNGAPSWGGYPSIHAAYQLPNIMKLSLGNSGKNSPLKYMFPGAELLSPTGKNQTLVTSPSLQTSPISKNNFHAMEELVMKVTEKVAKVEEKMRDPGSVLRSSPMRTTPSPCHSEAGDSHRGDSPKDTKTGGCTSPESVAGQTNHKEPNPQSSAKEPTENGMESAEASPQPGTLCGSTAIITDHPPPEQPFVNPLSALQSVMNAHLGKAAKPALPSLDPMSMLFKMSNSLAEKAAVAASTPPAQAKKSGNDHLGRYFYQPNLSGNDQPMDLTKGKNADKNVSPSPTGAVTKASAAVASFMSSSPLKENALSDISDMLRNLTESQAISKASTPTSLSERSDVEGTTQEEAEDVSPAQKRKGRQSNWNPQHLLILQAQFASSLRQTTDGKYMMSDLSPQERMHISRFTGLSMTTISHWLANVKYQLRRTGGTKFLKNLDSGHPVFFCSDCASQIRSPSTYVSHLEAHLGFRLRDLAKLSGEQLLGQISQQRFHKGLSDKLLDHLHPSGRPSPSSLPSFSVALPSSLPAPDSAAASPNNDEDEGCGATAHRCKLCNRTFASKHAVKLHLSKTHGKSPEDHLMYVCELDKQ; this is encoded by the coding sequence CGTACGTCCCTGAAGATGAGAAGGAAGCGGCGCTGCTCGACGACGACCCGGACGGAGAAGACTCAGCTCAAGAAACGGAGGAACCGGCTGCCAAAGTCCCGTGTCGAGACGCAAATGACGGACCGGCGCCCGGGCCCGAGTTCCACGATTCGCCAGTCGCCGCCGACTTCTCCGGCCAGGAGATGGACAGTGAGTCTCACCTGAGCGAATCCAGCGACGGCATGTCCGACTTTGAGAGCCCCCCGCTTAAAACGGAGGAGGACCTTCTTCTTTTTAAAGACCCCGCCAGTGTGTTGTCGCTGTCCTCTACCGCCACGGCAGCTGCGGACAACGCAGCCGTACCGGGGAGAGGTGACGAAGCCGTCCTTTCCGGCTCCATTCTTTCCACCTCCGATTCCGTGGCTAACAGCCTGGAGAAGATGAAGGCCATCTACACGTCTTTCTTGACCAACTCCTACTGGTCCACCGTGAACCTGAACCTGAGCCAGCCACCCCAGGAGAAGCCCCCTCGCAGCCACAGTAAcagcagcagtagcagcagcagcagcagctgcggTAGCGCCGGATACGACTGGCACCAGACAGCCGTCGCCAAAACCCTCCAGCAGGCCTCACAGAACCACCAAAACAGACTGGTCACGACCCAGCACCCCGCAGTGGCCGTGTCTACGGCCTCTGCTGAGCCGAGCCTGTTCAGCACTGTGCAGCTCTACCGCCAGAGCTCGAAACTTTACGGATCCATCTTCACCGGCGCCAGCAAGTTCCGCTGCAAGGACTGCAGCGGTGCATACGACACCCTGGTGGAGCTAACGGTGCATATGAACGAGACCGGACACTACCGGGATGACAACCACGAGGTGGACAGCGAGGGCACCAGGCGCTGGTCCAAACCTCGGAAGCGGTCATTGTTGGAGATGGAAGGCAAGGAGGATGCACAGAAAGTTCTGAAGTGCATGTACTGCGGGCATTCCTTTGAGTCACTCCAGGATTTAAGCGTCCACATGATTAAGACCAAACACTACCAAAAAGTGCCTCTGAAGGAGCCCGTGACACCGGTGGCAGCGAAGATCATCTCGGCTAGAAAAAGAGCTCCCGTGGAGCTGGACGTGCCCAGCTCGCCGGAATCCAATGGAGGTGCCACGCCCAAGCTAGCCTGCCTGGCTGACGCCAATGAGCTCCTCCAGAGGACGGCTCACCCGTACATCACGCCCAACAACCGGTACGGGCACCAGAATGGCGCCAGCTACGCCTGGCAGTTTGAGTCGCGGAAATCGCAGATCCTCAAGTGCATGGAGTGCGGCAGCTCTCACGACACCCTGCAGGAGCTGACGGCGCACATGATGGTGACCGGACACTTCATCAAAGTCACCAACTCAGCAATCAAAAAGGGCAAGCCCATTCTCGAGACGCCAAGCCCGGTACCGACGCCGACCGTGGAGGAGAAGGTGCAGTCGGTTCCTCTGGCTGCCACTGCCTTCTCTCCGCCACCCGCCCCAGTTCCTCCTCCCACCAGCGTTTCCCCCGACGCCATGGCTGTGGAGATcaaaaaagaggagaaggaggaggagtgcACTAAAGAATCCGTTCTCCACAACAACTCAAACAAGACGTCAGGAGGTGAAGAGGAAACGGACGAGAAGTTTGACATCTCCTCAAAGTACACGTATCTGACTGAGGAGGATCTGGACGCAAGTCCCAAAGGAGGCCTGGACATCCTCAAGTCCTTGGAGAACACGGTGACCTCGGCCATCAACAAAGCCCAGAACGGAGCTCCGAGCTGGGGAGGCTACCCCAGCATCCACGCCGCCTACCAGCTCCCCAACATAATGAAGCTCTCCCTGGGAAACTCGGGAAAGAACTCCCCTCTCAAGTACATGTTCCCCGGGGCAGAGCTCCTCTCGCCTACGGGTAAAAACCAAACTCTGGTGACTTCTCCCAGCCTCCAAACATCGCCGATATCCAAGAACAACTTCCACGCCATGGAGGAGCTTGTCATGAAAGTGACGGAGAAAGTGGCAAAGGTTGAGGAGAAGATGAGGGATCCAGGCAGCGTGCTGAGGTCGTCCCCCATGAGAACCACGCCGTCACCGTGTCACAGCGAGGCGGGCGACTCCCACAGAGGAGACTCCCCCAAGGACACCAAAACGGGAGGCTGCACAAGTCCGGAGAGTGtggccggtcaaacaaaccacaaGGAGCCAAACCCGCAGAGCAGTGCGAAGGAGCCCACAGAGAACGGCATGGAGTCCGCGGAGGCCTCACCTCAGCCCGGGACCCTCTGCGGCAGCACAGCCATCATCACTGACCATCCGCCCCCGGAGCAGCCCTTTGTAAACCCGCTGAGCGCCCTGCAGTCGGTCATGAACGCCCACCTGGGCAAGGCCGCCAAGCCTGCCCTGCCCTCCCTGGATCCCATGAGCATGCTCTTCAAGATGAGCAACAGCCTGGCTGAAAAAGCGGCGGTGGCGGCCTCCACACCGCCCGCCCAGGCCAAGAAATCCGGCAACGACCACCTGGGGCGCTACTTCTACCAGCCGAACCTCAGTGGCAACGACCAGCCTATGGATCTCACCAAAGGCAAGAACGCTGACAAAAACGTGTCGCCTTCCCCGACCGGCGCCGTGACCAAAGCCTCGGCCGCCGTGGCCTCCTTCATGTCATCGTCCCCCCTGAAGGAGAATGCCTTGTCCGACATCTCCGACATGCTGAGGAACCTGACGGAGAGCCAAGCCATCTCGAAGGCTTCCACGCCCACCAGCTTGTCGGAGCGCTCCGACGTGGAGGGCACCACCCAGGAGGAGGCGGAAGATGTGTCGCCTGCCCAGAAACGCAAAGGCCGCCAGTCCAACTGGAACCCCCAGCACCTCCTCATTCTGCAGGCGCAGTTCGCCTCCAGCCTGAGGCAAACCACGGACGGCAAATACATGATGTCGGACCTGAGCCCGCAGGAGCGAATGCACATCTCGCGCTTCACCGGCCTCTCCATGACCACCATATCCCACTGGCTGGCCAACGTCAAGTACCAGCTGCGCAGGACCGGCGGCACCAAATTCCTGAAGAACCTGGACTCGGGCCACCCGGTCTTCTTCTGCAGCGATTGCGCCTCGCAGATCCGCTCCCCGTCCACTTACGTCAGCCACCTGGAGGCGCACCTCGGCTTCCGGCTGCGGGACCTGGCCAAGCTCTCCGGGGAGCAACTCCTGGGTCAGATCTCCCAGCAACGCTTCCACAAAGGACTCTCCGACAAACTGCTGGACCACTTGCACCCGTCCGGGCGCCCGTCGCCCTCTTCTCTGCCGTCCTTTTCCGTGGCCCTGCCCTCGTCCTTGCCCGCCCCCGATTCGGCGGCGGCGTCCCCCAACAACGACGAGGACGAGGGCTGCGGCGCGACGGCCCACCGGTGCAAACTCTGCAACCGGACTTTTGCCAGCAAGCACGCCGTCAAGCTCCACCTCAGCAAGACTCACGGGAAGTCCCCCGAGGACCACCTCATGTACGTTTGCGAGCTGGACAAGCAGTAG